The genomic interval GTTAATCAAACTCGATTTTCCCACATTCGGTTTGCCATATAGTACCGTACGAATTTCTTCAGAAGATATTTTATCCGTCAACGGCTTATTCATTAGATTAACAATATCATTTCTAATATCTTCCATTTTGTTTATCATTTCCATCCGGGATATTAATTCAATGTCCTGGTCTGAAAAGTCAATGGACATTTCAATATATGTACAAAGGGAGGTTATTTTGTTTTGAATATCTTTAATTCGCAGAGAAGCATTTCCTGACAATTGCAAAATTGCCAAATCGAGTTCTGAATCTGATTGCGAACGAATGAGGTTTTTTATCGCTTCCGCCTGCGCAAGATCTATTCGTCCGTGCAAAAATGCTCGTTTTGTAAATTCTCCCGGCCGCGAAAGCCGCAAACCGTCTTTTAATCCTTCTTTTTTTTGTAAAATATATTGCAGAATCATTTCTCCGATTGGCCTGCCTCCCAAAGTGTGAATCTCCACGATATCTTCTTTTGTATAGGAATGTGGCTGCCTCATCACATATAAAACAGCAGGAATTTTTAATGACTCCGCAGGCAAACAAATACATCCTTTTATAGAAACAAATGTTTGTAAGTTTTCTAGTTTTATATTAGCAGAAGGAACAAATATTTCATGGATCGAGGGAATTGCTTCTGATCCGCTTACCCTGATCACTGCGTGAAAGGATCTGCCTGCTGGCGTTGCTACGGTAAGAATGGTATCCTGTACTTCAGGAAGCATATGATGTCACGGTTATATTAGGGATATTTTTTGCCTGTTGAATATTTAGCTATGGGAGCGCAAAAAAAGGGGGGATCACACTAAACTATTTTTATTTTTTTAATAGATTTTCTAATGAATAGGCTTTCAACGATGCTGAATATAGTGCTTGTTGTCCAATAAAGGGTAAGTCCTGAAGGCATTTTATATAAAATGAACGCAAACATAATTGGCATAAATGACATCATTTTTTGCTGCGCCTGAGCCTGTGGGTCAGTG from Candidatus Kuenenia stuttgartiensis carries:
- the mnmE gene encoding tRNA uridine-5-carboxymethylaminomethyl(34) synthesis GTPase MnmE, with the translated sequence MLPEVQDTILTVATPAGRSFHAVIRVSGSEAIPSIHEIFVPSANIKLENLQTFVSIKGCICLPAESLKIPAVLYVMRQPHSYTKEDIVEIHTLGGRPIGEMILQYILQKKEGLKDGLRLSRPGEFTKRAFLHGRIDLAQAEAIKNLIRSQSDSELDLAILQLSGNASLRIKDIQNKITSLCTYIEMSIDFSDQDIELISRMEMINKMEDIRNDIVNLMNKPLTDKISSEEIRTVLYGKPNVGKSSLINALLGEKRAIVSDRPGTTRDMVTGVLEIGSVCFKLTDIAGFDEAREPVFLQAREKAQGALKSAHLLLLVFAGNEKMDIQSLEINHSEVANNVIVVVNKCDLMPESSSFELPEEVKKYTVVYVSALTGEGLERLKTLMFDKVLAGQIERSNTLHFFNVYQKDAMQRSYERIEQAIASFRDTMSDEFIAMDLRMAVDILGEVVGEITTEDILDKIFQEFCIGK